A window of the Desulfobacterales bacterium genome harbors these coding sequences:
- a CDS encoding UDP-N-acetylmuramate--L-alanine ligase, giving the protein MYRKKYHIYFVGIGGIGMSGIAELLINLGYKVSGSDIKLSDITKRLSGLGCKIYDNHNENNVIGADVVVFSSAIFQDNPEINSANNLSIPVISRAEMLAELMRLKYSIAIAGAHGKTSTTSMVASVTAQGGLDPTVVIGGKLKSIGTNAVLGKGDFIVAEADESDGSFLKMSPTIAVITNIDREHLDFYKDLKTIKEAFLNFIHRIPFYGIAVLCLDNEEIQEIIPKIKKRFTTYGLSAQADFQAKKISFLGTKTEFSVYWMEKLLGSITLNLPGLHNVSNALASIAVGIELGINFDVIKKALETIEGVQRRIENKGEINGIIVLDDYGHHPTEIKTTLAAIKNSWPDKRIIVIFQPHRYTRTKALFDDFTKAFYQCDSLIMLPIYSAGEKPIEKINSNFLCEEIKAHGHKDVVYADDVQKALEHCMNNLKPCDILLTLGAGDVYKIGETFLEKMELCLK; this is encoded by the coding sequence ATGTATCGAAAAAAATATCATATTTATTTTGTTGGAATTGGTGGTATTGGAATGAGCGGGATTGCAGAACTACTAATCAATCTTGGATACAAAGTTTCAGGATCAGATATAAAATTATCGGATATTACGAAACGGCTTTCAGGGCTTGGGTGTAAAATATACGATAACCATAATGAAAATAATGTAATTGGCGCGGACGTAGTTGTTTTTTCATCAGCTATATTTCAAGATAATCCTGAAATAAACAGTGCAAATAATTTATCAATACCGGTTATTTCTCGAGCTGAAATGCTTGCCGAGCTTATGCGCTTAAAATATAGCATAGCAATAGCTGGGGCTCATGGAAAAACATCAACAACATCAATGGTGGCATCAGTTACTGCTCAAGGAGGTCTTGATCCAACGGTAGTTATTGGAGGAAAATTAAAAAGTATCGGAACAAATGCTGTGCTTGGAAAAGGCGACTTTATTGTAGCAGAAGCAGATGAAAGCGATGGTTCTTTCCTTAAAATGAGCCCAACAATAGCTGTTATTACGAACATAGATAGAGAACACCTTGATTTTTATAAAGATCTTAAAACTATAAAAGAAGCTTTTTTAAATTTCATTCATCGGATACCCTTTTATGGGATAGCTGTTCTTTGCCTTGATAACGAAGAAATTCAAGAAATTATCCCGAAAATAAAAAAAAGATTTACAACTTATGGATTAAGTGCTCAAGCTGATTTTCAAGCTAAAAAAATATCTTTTTTAGGAACAAAAACTGAATTTAGTGTTTATTGGATGGAAAAACTACTTGGAAGCATAACACTTAATTTACCTGGTCTTCATAATGTATCAAATGCGTTGGCTTCAATAGCTGTCGGAATAGAACTTGGTATTAATTTTGATGTTATAAAAAAAGCTCTTGAAACAATTGAAGGTGTGCAGAGAAGAATAGAAAATAAAGGCGAAATAAATGGAATCATTGTTTTAGACGATTATGGACATCATCCAACAGAAATAAAAACAACACTTGCTGCTATAAAAAATAGCTGGCCTGACAAAAGAATAATAGTTATATTTCAACCCCATAGATATACAAGAACTAAAGCCCTTTTTGATGATTTTACCAAGGCTTTTTATCAATGCGATTCCCTTATAATGCTACCAATATACAGTGCAGGAGAAAAGCCAATTGAAAAGATTAATTCAAATTTTCTTTGTGAAGAAATAAAAGCCCATGGACATAAAGACGTTGTATATGCTGATGATGTACAAAAAGCGCTTGAACACTGCATGAATAATCTTAAACCTTGTGATATTTTATTAACCCTTGGAGCGGGCGACGTTTATAAAATTGGAGAAACATTTTTGGAAAAAATGGAGTTATGCTTAAAGTAA
- the murG gene encoding undecaprenyldiphospho-muramoylpentapeptide beta-N-acetylglucosaminyltransferase: protein MSLRIIIAGGGTGGHLFPGIAIANELIKKNKKNKILFVTSGKDIDKNILYEHGFKSVKLTIEGIKGKKIVSKIRSGLKIPKAIIESFIILKKFKPDIVIGVGGYSSGPIILMAYFLGIKTAIQEQNSIPGITNKILSLFVDRIYISFKDYKNIFNPSKTLLTGNPVRNSILNSINEIKKDDSSRFSILVMGGSQGAHAINMAVIESLNFIRDSQKFFFIHQSGQRDELTVKKSYDRLNFFADVKPFFKDMKSAYNQADLLICRAGATTISEITVLGKPAIFIPFPFAADNHQFYNALEFLQKGACKIILEEDLSGKLIAEIIEYYCVNREKLKIMASKAKEFAFPNSANDIVNDCYKLVGL from the coding sequence ATGAGCTTAAGAATAATAATTGCAGGAGGAGGAACAGGAGGGCATCTTTTTCCAGGCATTGCTATTGCTAATGAATTGATAAAAAAAAATAAAAAAAATAAAATATTATTTGTAACAAGCGGAAAAGATATTGATAAAAATATTTTATATGAACATGGATTTAAAAGTGTTAAGCTAACAATTGAAGGAATTAAAGGTAAAAAAATTGTATCTAAAATTCGTTCAGGGCTTAAAATTCCAAAAGCAATTATTGAATCTTTTATAATATTGAAAAAATTTAAGCCAGATATTGTTATAGGCGTTGGAGGCTATTCTTCAGGTCCAATAATATTAATGGCCTATTTTTTAGGAATAAAAACAGCAATACAGGAACAAAACAGTATTCCTGGAATAACAAACAAAATATTATCATTATTTGTAGATAGGATTTATATTTCTTTTAAAGATTATAAAAATATATTTAATCCGTCAAAAACATTATTAACAGGCAATCCTGTTAGAAACTCTATATTAAACTCTATAAATGAGATAAAAAAAGATGACAGCAGCAGGTTCTCGATCTTAGTCATGGGGGGGAGTCAGGGCGCTCATGCAATAAATATGGCTGTAATAGAATCTCTAAACTTTATTAGAGATTCGCAAAAATTTTTTTTTATTCACCAAAGTGGTCAACGAGATGAGCTAACAGTCAAAAAATCGTATGATCGACTTAATTTTTTTGCTGATGTTAAACCTTTTTTTAAAGATATGAAAAGCGCTTATAATCAAGCTGACTTATTAATTTGTAGGGCTGGAGCTACTACAATTTCAGAAATAACAGTTTTGGGCAAGCCTGCTATATTTATCCCCTTTCCTTTTGCGGCGGATAACCATCAATTTTATAATGCTTTAGAATTTTTGCAAAAAGGCGCTTGTAAAATTATATTAGAAGAAGATTTGTCAGGAAAATTGATCGCAGAAATAATTGAATATTACTGCGTAAATCGTGAAAAATTAAAAATTATGGCATCAAAGGCAAAAGAATTTGCTTTTCCTAATTCAGCAAATGATATTGTTAATGATTGTTATAAATTGGTAGGATTATAA
- the murB gene encoding UDP-N-acetylmuramate dehydrogenase yields the protein MLKVNQKDWLKQNFNKNIKFDEPMALHTTLKVGGKAAVFITPNNLDELKKLIIWIRDNQIPYLTIGWGSNLLVKDEGINGIVIKFSHGMDSIALTKKKQDEMTITAMCGAKTKNICKMSLSNGLKGFNFAIGIPGTIGGAIKMNAGTKYGSMEDSIESIKLLNPDGTIHCINKKKLKFSYRHLSLCSENDNSLFNQPIIIEGTFLLKRTDPLEIKNEASLILKDRFKKQPFHKHSAGCFFKNPSDKTSAGQLIDMAGLKGKELGGAKISEKHANFLINTGKASSKNFIDLMELIQEKVKKSFNIMLEPEVKIV from the coding sequence ATGCTTAAAGTAAATCAAAAAGATTGGTTAAAGCAAAATTTTAATAAAAATATAAAATTTGACGAGCCTATGGCTTTACATACAACTTTAAAAGTAGGTGGAAAAGCAGCTGTCTTTATTACTCCTAACAATCTTGATGAGCTAAAAAAATTAATAATATGGATAAGAGATAACCAAATTCCATATCTTACGATAGGATGGGGAAGCAATTTATTAGTAAAAGATGAAGGTATCAATGGGATTGTAATTAAGTTTTCCCATGGAATGGATTCTATAGCCTTAACAAAAAAAAAACAAGATGAAATGACTATTACAGCTATGTGTGGGGCAAAAACAAAAAATATCTGTAAAATGTCCTTATCTAACGGTTTAAAAGGATTTAATTTTGCGATAGGGATTCCTGGGACAATTGGAGGTGCAATAAAAATGAATGCCGGAACAAAATACGGATCAATGGAAGATTCTATAGAATCAATTAAATTGCTTAATCCTGATGGAACAATTCACTGTATTAATAAAAAAAAGCTTAAATTTTCTTATAGACATTTGTCATTATGCTCAGAAAATGATAATAGTTTATTCAACCAACCCATAATTATCGAAGGGACTTTTTTATTAAAGAGAACTGATCCTTTAGAAATAAAAAATGAAGCATCATTAATACTTAAAGATAGATTCAAAAAACAACCTTTCCACAAACATAGCGCTGGGTGTTTTTTTAAAAATCCGTCTGATAAAACATCAGCAGGACAATTGATTGACATGGCAGGATTAAAAGGGAAAGAACTTGGAGGCGCGAAAATATCTGAAAAACACGCAAATTTTTTAATCAATACTGGAAAAGCTTCATCAAAAAATTTTATTGACTTAATGGAATTAATACAAGAAAAAGTCAAAAAAAGCTTTAATATTATGCTTGAGCCAGAGGTAAAAATTGTCTGA